From one Lycium barbarum isolate Lr01 chromosome 6, ASM1917538v2, whole genome shotgun sequence genomic stretch:
- the LOC132643760 gene encoding LIM domain-containing protein WLIM1-like isoform X2 — MTFAGTTQKCSACEKTVYLVDRLAADNRIYHKACFKCYHCKSTLKLSNFNSFEGVIYCRPHFDQLFKRTGSLDKSFEGTPKVSKPEKPVDNENGTGNKVSSLFAGTREKCVGCTKTVYPIEKVQVDRQVFQLSRTSIQQWSGRSIDPEL; from the exons ATGACATTCGCAGGAACAACACAAAAATGCAGTGCTTGTGAGAAGACGGTGTATCTGGTGGATCGCCTTGCTGCTGATAACCGCATTTATCACAAGGCTTGCTTCAAGTGCTACCATTGCAAAAGTACTCTCAag CTCAGTAATTTCAACTCCTTTGAGGGGGTAATATACTGCAGGCCTCACTTTGATCAGCTTTTTAAGAGAACTGGCAGTTTGGACAAGAGTTTTGAAG GAACACCAAAGGTCTCAAAGCCAGAAAAACCTGTGGATAACGAG AATGGTACCGGGAACAAAGTCTCAAGTTTATTCGCAGGCACGAGAGAAAAATGCGTGGGCTGCACTAAAACTGTGTATCCCATTGAGAAG gttcaggtagaccgacaggtgttccagcttagtaggacttctatccagcagtggtcagggCGCTCAATTGATCCGGAGTtgtag
- the LOC132643760 gene encoding LIM domain-containing protein WLIM1-like isoform X4 has product MTFAGTTQKCSACEKTVYLVDRLAADNRIYHKACFKCYHCKSTLKLSNFNSFEGVIYCRPHFDQLFKRTGSLDKSFEGTPKVSKPEKPVDNEFNRMVPGTKSQVYSQAREKNAWAALKLCIPLRRFR; this is encoded by the exons ATGACATTCGCAGGAACAACACAAAAATGCAGTGCTTGTGAGAAGACGGTGTATCTGGTGGATCGCCTTGCTGCTGATAACCGCATTTATCACAAGGCTTGCTTCAAGTGCTACCATTGCAAAAGTACTCTCAag CTCAGTAATTTCAACTCCTTTGAGGGGGTAATATACTGCAGGCCTCACTTTGATCAGCTTTTTAAGAGAACTGGCAGTTTGGACAAGAGTTTTGAAG GAACACCAAAGGTCTCAAAGCCAGAAAAACCTGTGGATAACGAG TTCAACAGAATGGTACCGGGAACAAAGTCTCAAGTTTATTCGCAGGCACGAGAGAAAAATGCGTGGGCTGCACTAAAACTGTGTATCCCATTGAGAAG gttcaggtag
- the LOC132643760 gene encoding LIM domain-containing protein WLIM1-like isoform X1: MTFAGTTQKCSACEKTVYLVDRLAADNRIYHKACFKCYHCKSTLKLSNFNSFEGVIYCRPHFDQLFKRTGSLDKSFEGTPKVSKPEKPVDNENGTGNKVSSLFAGTREKCVGCTKTVYPIEKVTVNETSYHKACFKCTHGGCTISPSNYIAHEGRLYCKHHHIQLFKEKGNYSQLETDHEIEPPLPTNSIQIATES, translated from the exons ATGACATTCGCAGGAACAACACAAAAATGCAGTGCTTGTGAGAAGACGGTGTATCTGGTGGATCGCCTTGCTGCTGATAACCGCATTTATCACAAGGCTTGCTTCAAGTGCTACCATTGCAAAAGTACTCTCAag CTCAGTAATTTCAACTCCTTTGAGGGGGTAATATACTGCAGGCCTCACTTTGATCAGCTTTTTAAGAGAACTGGCAGTTTGGACAAGAGTTTTGAAG GAACACCAAAGGTCTCAAAGCCAGAAAAACCTGTGGATAACGAG AATGGTACCGGGAACAAAGTCTCAAGTTTATTCGCAGGCACGAGAGAAAAATGCGTGGGCTGCACTAAAACTGTGTATCCCATTGAGAAG GTTACTGTGAACGAAACATCATACCACAAGGCGTGCTTCAAATGCACTCATGGAGGTTGTACAATAAGCCCATCAAACTACATCGCACATGAAGGCAGGCTTTATTGCAAGCATCATCATATTCAACTCTTCAAGGAAAAAGGCAATTACAGTCAGCTTGAGACTGACCATGAAATAGAGCCTCCACTTCCCACTAATTCCATCCAAATTGCTACAGAATCATAA
- the LOC132643760 gene encoding LIM domain-containing protein WLIM1-like isoform X3, which produces MTFAGTTQKCSACEKTVYLVDRLAADNRIYHKACFKCYHCKSTLKLSNFNSFEGVIYCRPHFDQLFKRTGSLDKSFEGTPKVSKPEKPVDNEFNRMVPGTKSQVYSQAREKNAWAALKLCIPLRRLL; this is translated from the exons ATGACATTCGCAGGAACAACACAAAAATGCAGTGCTTGTGAGAAGACGGTGTATCTGGTGGATCGCCTTGCTGCTGATAACCGCATTTATCACAAGGCTTGCTTCAAGTGCTACCATTGCAAAAGTACTCTCAag CTCAGTAATTTCAACTCCTTTGAGGGGGTAATATACTGCAGGCCTCACTTTGATCAGCTTTTTAAGAGAACTGGCAGTTTGGACAAGAGTTTTGAAG GAACACCAAAGGTCTCAAAGCCAGAAAAACCTGTGGATAACGAG TTCAACAGAATGGTACCGGGAACAAAGTCTCAAGTTTATTCGCAGGCACGAGAGAAAAATGCGTGGGCTGCACTAAAACTGTGTATCCCATTGAGAAG GTTACTGTGA